In the genome of Micromonospora sp. Llam0, the window TCGGATCAGCCACATCACCACCGCGACCGGCAGGTACGACACCACGGCGGCCCACAGGGTGGTCACCGAGGCCGCGACGACCAGCGGGGCCCGGCCACGGCGGGCGGCACCGGGGGCACGGCCGGGGCCGGGGTGCCGAACGGCGTCGACCGACGCGGTACCGTCCGGCGGTCGCGGCGGATCCGGGGGGTGGGCTGCCATCGTGCCTACTTTGGCACGTGGGCGCACTGATCCGGCGGCAATATCGCCGTAGCCTGGCCGGTCACCTGCCGAACCCGCCGACATTCCGGTCATTTGGCCGTACGCTCGGTGCTGGACCGCGCCGTCGACGACGGCGGTCGTCGAGTTGACGGGGGACCCTGCCGATGACCCAGTATCCACCGGCCGCAGCATCAGCCGGCAGCGACCGCAGCACCCTGTGGGGTGTGCTCGGCATCGTGATCGGCCTGCTCTGCTGCGGCATCCTCGGCATCGTCTTCGGCGCACTGTCGATCCGCGACGCCAACCGCTTCCGTAAGTCCCCGGTGCTCGGCTGGGTGGCGATCGTGCTGAGCGTGCTGAACATCATCGCCAACGCCAGCTTCTGGGCCACCGGGAACTACCCGATCGGCTGACCACACGACGACGGCCGCCGACCGGTCTCCCGGTCGACGGCCCGTGTCGGTTGTGGCCGGTCAGCCGCCGGTGATCACCTGGCGCATCAGCCGGGCGGTCTCGCTCGGCGTACGGCCGACCTTGACTCCGGCCGCCTCCAGCGCGACCTTCTTGGCATCGGCGGTGCCCGCCGAGCCGGAGATGATCGCACCGGCGTGGCCCATCGTCTTGCCGGGCGGGGCGGTGAACCCGGCGATGTAGCCGACCACCGGCTTGGTCACGTTCGCCTTGATGAACTCCGCGGCCCGCTCCTCGGCGTCGCCGCCGATCTCGCCGATCATCACGATCGCGTCGGTCTCCGGGTCCTCCTGGAAGGCGGCCAGCGCGTCGATGTGGGTGGTGCCGATGACCGGGTCACCGCCGATGCCGACGCAGGTGGAGAAGCCGATGTCGCGCAGCTCGTACATCAGCTGGTAGGTCAGCGTGCCGCTCTTGCTGACCAGGCCGATCCGGCCGGCCGGGGTGATGTCCGCCGGGATGATGCCGGCGTTGGAGGCCCCTGGGGAGGCGATCCCCGGACAGTTCGGACCGATGATCCGGGTCTTGCCGCCCTTGGCTGTGTTGTGCGCCCAGAAGGCGGTCGAGTCGTGCACCGGGATGCCTTCGGTGATCACCACGGCGAGCGGGATCTCGGCGTCGATCGCCTCGATCACCGCCGCCTTGCAGAACGCCGGCGGGACGAAGATGACCGTGACGTCGGCCCCGGTCTCCTTCATCGCCTCGCCGACGTTGGCGAACACCGGCAGCCGGGTGTCGCCGAACTCGACCTGCTGTCCGGCCTTGCGCGGGTTGACCCCGCCGACGACGGTGGTGCCGGCGGCGAGCATCCGCCGGGTGTGCTTGGAGCCCTCAGAACCGGTCATGCCCTGCACGATGACCTTGGAGTCCTTGGTCAGCCAGATCGCCATCTCGATCACTGTCCTTCCGGGCGGCCGGACGCCGCTGCGGCGAGCTGCGCGGCCCGCTCGGCCGCTCCGTCCATGGTGTCGACCCGCTCGACGAGGGGGTTGGCGGCCGAGTCGAGGATCGCCCGGCCCGCCTCGGCGTTGTTGCCGTCCAGCCGGACGACGAGCGGCTTGGTCACCGTCTCACCGCGCTGTTCGAGCAGGGCCAGCGCCTGGACTACGCCGTTGGCCACCTCGTCGCAGGCGGTGATCCCGCCGAAGACGTTGACGAACACGGTCCGCACGTCCGGGTCGGAGAGCACGATCTCCAGCCCGTTGGCCATCACCGCCGCGCTGGCGCCACCACCGATGTCGAGGAAGTTGGCCGGTTTGACGCCGCCGTGCGCCTCGCCGGCGTACGCCACCACGTCGAGGGTGGACATGACCAGGCCGGCCCCGTTGCCGATGATGCCGACCGAGCCGTCGAGCTTGACGTAGTTGAGGTCCTTCTCCTTGGCCCGCTGCTCCAGCGGGTCGACCGCGGACTGGTCGACCATCGCCTCGTGGTCGGGGTGCCGGAAACCGGCGTTCTCGTCCAGGGTGACCTTGGCGTCGAGGCAGAGCACCCGGCCCTCGGGGGTCCGGGCCAACGGGTTCACCTCGACCAGGGTGGTGTCCTCGGCGATGAACGCCTGCCAGAGGCGGACCGCGATGTCGGTGAGCTGGTCGGTGAGCTCGGCCGGGAAGCCTGCGGCGGTGACGATCTCGGCGGCCTTGGCCTCGTCCACCCCGACGTTGGCGTCGATGGCGATCTTCGCCACCCGCTCCGGGGTCTCGGCGGCGACCTGCTCGATGTCCATCCCGCCCGCGACACTGGCGATGCAGAGGAAGGTGCGGTTGGCCCGGTCCAGCAGGTACGACAGGTAGTACTCGTCGGCGATGTCGGCAGTCACCGTCAGCATCACCTTGCCGACGGTGTGCCCCTTGATGTCCATACCGAGGATGTTGGTGGCGTGACCGACCGCCTCGTCGACGTCCTCGGCCAGCTTCACGCCGCCGGCCTTACCTCGACCACCGACCTTGACCTGGGCCTTGACCACGACACGGCCGCCGAGGCGCTCGGCGATCGCGCGGGCCTCTTCCGGGGTGGTGGCGACGCCGCCGGCGAGCACGGGCAACCCGTGTCGCTCGAACAGCTCGCGCCCCTGGTACTCGTACAGGTCCACGTTTGCGCGTCCCGTTCCGTCTCCGCGGCGCGCCGTCGCGCCGCCGCCAGCGTGCAGAATCAGATGATTTCCCGGTCACGAGCGGTGACCGGCCATTGGCGCAGCCTAACCACCCGGCCCCGGGACGCCAGTAGGCGGGCGGACGGTGTGCGCAACTGCACACATCCGGCGAGCCGCCCATGCAGCCGTACGGCGAGCTGGTCCCGACCACCGGCCCGGCTCCCTGAAATAAGGTGCGCCGGCGACGTAACCCCCGGTGACAGGTGTCGTTGAGTGAGGTGTCGGAAACGCAGCGCGGGGCCGACGGAAAGCGGCCGATGCCCTGTCGGTCGAGGGGTGGCGGCGGGGCATCGTGCATGGAGAGGCCGGACGTGTGAGGGGTGCGTCCGGCCTCTCACCCTTTTCAGTGGGCCGTCTCACCTTTTCACTGGGCCGGGATGCCGCCGCTTCACTGGGCGGGGATGCTGCCGCGGACCCATTCGACGATGTCGGTGGTGCTCGCCCCGGGAGTGAAGATCCTGGCCACGCCGAGCGCACTGAGTTCCGCGATGTCCTCGTCGGGGACGATGCCTCCGCCGAAGACCACGATGTCGTCCGCACCCCGCTGGCGCAGCAGGTCGAGCACTCGGCGGAACAGCGTGAGGTGCGCGCCGGACAGCACGGAGAGCCCGATGCCGTCGGCATCCTCCTGGATGGCGGTCTCGACGATCTGCTCCGGTGTCTGGTGCAGACCGGTGTAGATGACTTCGATGCCGGCGTCCCGCAACGCCCTGGCCACCACTTTGACGCCGCGGTCGTGGCCGTCGAGACCAGGCTTGGCCACCACCACCCGGATCCGAGTCTCCATCGCTGCGCGCCTCCTGCCGACCGGTCTGTCCTTAACGAAGGTTAACCAACCTCGGCACATCGGCGGCAGCCCGGCCGACCCAGAGCCGCAACCCCGATCCACCCTGACTGAACGCACGATAAGTATTGCTCAATGTAACCAGCAGTTACCAACGAGTGGCCCGATAAAAGGTTACGAAATCGGGCAATACACAACGGACGGTCGCAGATCGTCAACAGTTTTTCGCGAGTCGGGTTGTGGCGGCCCTAGGGGTTGGCTACCGTGTCCACGGTTGTCCTCTGGCTCCGGCCAGAACCAACCCGGCCAACGAGCGTTAATCCCAGGTTCCGCAACGAGGGTCCGGGGTGCTCGCACCGCCGCCGAACTACCCGCCGATGGAGGGTGTGCGTGCGCCAGCGCCTGTCGTCAGAGCCCGACCGATATCGGGGTCGTCGCCGCGTACCGACTCCACCCCGTAGCCGCTACGCGGCGGTCATGACCACCGCCGTCGTCGGTGCGGGTGTCGTCGCCCTCGGGGCCAGCGCGATGCCCGACGCCAAGACACTCAGCCCGTCGGCCCTGGCCGACCTGGAGAACAGCGTCGCGCTGAGCGACCAGGCCCTGGAGATCGACGACCAGGCCCTCGACCTGGACAGCCAGATCAGCGAGCGAGCCGAGGACGCCGAGCGCGCCTCCCGGGACGCCGACCGGACGCCGGCCACCTCGATGACCCAGGCCGCTCCGGACGTCTGGATGCTGCCGCTGCGCGGCTACACCTTCACCTCCCCGTACGGCATGCGCTGGGGGAAGCTGCACGCCGGCGTCGACCTGGCCGCCGCCGAGGGCACCCCGTTCCACTCGATCCACGCCGGCACGGTCACCCTCGCCGGCTGGAACGGCGGCTACGGCTACTGCGTGATCGTCAAGCACGACGACGGGACCGAGGCCGTCTACGGCCACGCGTCCCGGTTGCGGGTCACCGCCGGTCAGCGGGTGGAAGCCGGTGACCTGCTCGGCGACGTCGGCAACACCGGCCACTCCTACGGTGCCCACCTGCACCTCGAAGTACACGTGGACTCGGAGCCGCAGGACCCGATCACCTGGCTGCGGGGCAAGGGAGTGGACCTCAAACTGCAGGTCGAGGCGATCTACGGCGGTATTGTCGAGCCCTGACACTAAGTGACTAACCAAAACCGCTCAGACCGTACGGTCTGAGCGGTTTTTTGTGCAGTCCGGTCGCCTCCAGCAGCGAGAATATGTCCTACGTCACATTGGATCTTGTGACCCGCACCACTATCGGCCCGGCCAGCAAATCCCCCATCTGACCACGGAGAGTCACGAAAGTCCGGCCTCCGGGCGGTGCGCGTCGGCTTCTCCGGCTACCCGGTACCCACCCTCTGTGCCTGGCACACCACCATTTCCGGGTCCGTGCCCCCCTTAACCACGGAGGTCACCCCCGTGTCGCACCCTGAGCCCACGGAGCGCAGCGAGCCCACGGAGGGCAGCGAGCCCTCGACCCGACGTCGGTCACCAGGGCTGCACCGGCTGGTTCCGCCCGGCAGGCACGCCCAGGTGGCGGAGTTCAGCCGCCGGACCCGTACCGCCGCCCTCACTGTGCTGGCCGTCGCAGCCCTCGGGATCGGCGGCGCAGCCACCGCACTCAACTCCGCCCCCGACCCCACCGCGACCGACCCGGCGACCACCTCGGCTCTCGCCGACCGGGCCGACGCGGCGGGACGCGCCGACCGGAGCACCCGTCAGCCGACAGCCACCCCGGACAGCGGCGGGGACGAGACCGGCTTCGGCCCGGCGCCCACCGACAGCAGCACCAGCCGCGCCGAGCAGACCGGTCAACCGGCGGACCCGACCGCAGCAGCCGACGACGCCGCGCCGGCCGGGACCGACGACGAGACCGCGAGGTCGGCCGACGACGCCGCGAGGCAGACCGACGACGGCGGCAGCGACGACGGTGACTCGGCGGCCACGACCACGGCGGCGGCGCAGCCGAGTACAGCGGCCAGCACGGCCGACTGGGTCACCCCGATGCCCGGCGCCCAGATCACCTCCTGCTACGGCCAGCGCTGGGGCGTGCTGCACGCCGGAATCGACCTGGCCCTGCCGGCCGGCACCCCGGTGCTCGCCGCCGGCGCCGGGACGGTGCAGGTCGCCGGCTGGGCGTACACCGGCTACGGCATCTCGGTAGTGATCGACCACGGCGGCGGTGTGCTCACCCACTACGCGCACCTCTCCGCGACCAGCGTCTCGGTCGGCGACCGGGTGGCCCCCGGGGACACCATCGGTGCGGAGGGCTCCACCGGCGACTCCACCGGCCCGCACCTGCACTTCGAGGTGCACGTCGGCGGGCTGTGGAGCCAGGTGGACCCGGCCCCGTCGATGCGCGAACGCGGCGTCGACCTGGGCTGCTGACCGCTGCGGCACGCGCCGCGGTCAGATCTTCTCGATCGGCGCGTGCCGCAGCACCAGCCACATCCTCTGGTCGCCGAAGTCGACCTGCGCCCTGGCGCCTGGCCCGTGCCCCTCCACCGCCAGCACCCGGCCCAGCCCGTACCGCTGGTGGTTGACCCGCTCCCCCACCGTCAGCTTGGGCGCGGTGGGCAGCTCACTGGCGGTGCTCAGCCGGCTCGGGTCCACCCCGAGCCGCTGGGCGAGGCGGGCGGCTTTCGGCGTACCGCCGGCGAAGCCGCCACCCCGGGCAACCGGTGACCGGTCCGCGGCGGCCGACCGGCCACCGACCCCGCCCCCGGTGCCCGACCAGGAGGTGTACGCCGCCTCGGTCCGCTCCCAGCGGACCAGCTCGGCCGGCAACTCGGAGAGGAACCGTGACGGCGGGTTGTACGCCGGCTGCCCCCACGCGGCCCGGGTCACCGACCGGGACAGGAACAGGCGTTGCCGGGCCCGGGTGATCCCGACGTACGCCAGCCGCCGCTCCTCCTCCAGCTCCCCGGTGTCGCCGAGAGCCCGCAGGTGCGGGAAGACGCCGTCCTCCAGGCCGGTCAGGAAGACCACCGGGAACTCCAGGCCCTTGGCGGTGTGCAGGGTCATCAGGGTGACCACGCCCTGGTGGTCCGGGTCGTCGTCGGGCACCTGGTCGGCGTCGGCGACCAGCGCGACCTGCTCCAGGAAGCCGGCGACGGTCGCCGGCTCGTCGGACGCCTCGACCCGCTCGGTGTACTCGCGGGCCACGCTGACCAGCTCCTGCAGGTTCTCCACCCGGCCGGCGTCCTGCGGATCCAGGCTCTCCTCCAGCTCGGTGAGGTAACCCGAGCGCAGCAGCACCGACTCCAGTGCCTCCTCGGGTGTGGTGGTGGCCAGCTGCTCCCGCACCCCGTCGAGCAGCGCCACGAAGTCGGCGATCGCGTTCACCGCCCGGGTGGAGATCCCCGGTGCCTCGGCCGCCCGCCCCAGCGCGGCACCGAACGAGATCCGTTCGCGGGCGGCCAGCGCCTCGACGCACGCCTCGGCCCGGTCACCGATCCCCCGACGCGGCGTGTTGAGCACCCGCCGGATGCTCACCGTGTCGTCGGCGTTGACCACCGCCCGCAGGTAGGCCAGCGCGTCGCGGACCTCCTTACGCTCGTAGAAGCGCACCCCGCCGACCACCTTGTACGGCAGGCCGACCCGGATGAACACCTCCTCGAAGACCCGGGACTGCGCGTTGGTGCGGTAGAAGACCGCCATGTCGCCCGGCCGGGCCGCGCCGTCGTCGCACAACCGGTCGATCTGCCGGGCCGCCCAGTCCGCCTCGGCGTGCTCGGTGTCGGCGACATAGCCGACGATCGGCTCGCCGTCGCCCTGGTCGCTCCACAGCCGCTTCGGCTTGCGACCGGCGTTGTTGGTGATCACCGCGTTGGCGGCGGTCAGGATCGTCTGGGTGGAGCGGTAGTTCTGCTCCAGCAGGATCGTCTTCGCCTGGGCGAAGTCCCGCTCGAACTCCAGGATGTTGCGGATGGTGGCGCCCCGGAACGCGTAGATCGACTGGTCCGCGTCGCCGACCACGCAGAGCTCCCCCGGCGGTACGTCGTCCGAACCGTCCCCCACCAGCTCCTTGACCAGCTGATACTGCGCGTGGTTGGTGTCCTGGTACTCGTCGACCAGCACGTGCCGGAACCGCCGCCGGTAGCTGCCGGCCACGTGCGGGTGGGCCTGCAGCAGGTGCACCGTCGTCATGATCAGGTCGTCGAAGTCGAGCGCGTGCGCCTCACGCAGCCGACGCTGGTAGAGCGTGTACGCCTCGGCCAGGGCCCGCTCGTTGGGGCCGGCCGCCCGGTCGGTGAACGTCTCCGGGTCGACCAGCTCGTTCTTCAGGTTCGACACCTGGGTGGCCAGCCCCCGGGCCGGGTAGCGCTTCGGGTCCAGGTCGAGCTCCCGGGCGACCAGCTGCATCAGCCGCCGTGAGTCGTCCGCGTCGTAGATGGAGAACGTCGACTTCAGCCCGGCGTGCTCGTGCTCGGCCCGCAGGATCCGCACACAGGCGGAGTGGAACGTGGAGACCCACATCATCCGGGCGCGCGGCCCGACCAGGTTGCCGACCCGCTCCTTCAGCTCACCGGCCGCCTTGTTGGTGAAGGTGATCGCCAGGACCTCACCGGGGTGGGTCTGCCGGGCCGCGAGCAGGTACGCGATCCGGTGGGTGAGCACCTTGGTCTTGCCGGAACCGGCGCCGGCCACGATCAGCAGCGGGCCACCGGCGTGGGTGACCGCCTCCCGTTGCGGGCCGTTGAGCCCGGTCAGCAGCGCGGCACCGGCCAGATTGGGCTCAGCCGGCCCCCGGCCGGCCACACGGGGCTCAGCCGGCGGACCGCCCCGGTCCGTGGCTGGTGCGGATGGGGCCGCTGGGGTTTCGAAGAGTGGATGCATCGCACGGCCGAGTCTATGCCGCACGACCGACAACTCCGCGCCGCCGGGCCCCGCCGGGGCGTCTTCGGGTCACCCGGCCCAGGGTCGCCACCAGCACACCCTGGGCACCTTCCCAGAGGATGGCGGAATTCTTGCGCTGACGTTGCCAGCCTGGGCATACTCGTAGCGTGATCCGCCAGGCACGATTTTTCTTTAGCTACGGTTCCGGGAGTCCGGCTGCCGTAGGTCGCGCCTGATCATCAGACCTACAAGTGCCCCGGGCTCTCGCGAGAGCCCGGGGCACTTCGCGTTCCGGGTTCCGCGTCCACCGGGGCCGGACAATCCAGGAGGCAGGACATGGGGACCAACGCCGTTGCGCACACCGCCGACGACAGCGCGACGCCACCGGCCGGCACCGCCGAGGAGGCGAGCCAACCGGGCGCGACCGGCTCGGCAGGGCGATCCGACGGTCGGCACCAGACCGGAACGGACGCGCCGGAGGCGGCCGACCGCATCCTGGCCATCCGGAACAGGATCAACGAGATCGACGACGCGCTGATCGCGCTCTGGCAGGAACGGGCCGAGTTGTCGAGGCAGGTGGGCGCGGTCCGGATCGCCTCGGGCGGCACCCGGCTGGTGCTCTCCCGGGAGCGCGAGATCGTCGACCGCTACCGGTCGGAGCTGGGTGCCGACGGCACCCAGCTGGCGCTGCTGGTGCTGCGGGCCGGCCGCGGCCCGCTGTGAGCACCCGCCGGCGCTCACCGCAGCCCGCCGGCCGGGGCCATCGAGGGCCGGCCGGCCGACCGGCCCGCTCTGCCACGCGTTCGACGTGACGCGAGGCGACGAGCGGGCCGGGCCGGGACTACTCGGAGACGTGCACCACGTCACGCACCTCGGCGAAGTGGCAGGCGCTGGGGTGCGCCGACGTCGCCCGTACCGTCAGGGTCGGTTCCTCGGCGGCGCAGATGTCCTGCGCCTTCCAGCAGCGGGTCCGGAACCGGCAGCCGGACGGCGGGTCGGCCGGTGACGGCACGTCGCCCTCCAGCACGATCTGGTCCCGCAGGCCGCGTACCGTCGGGTCGGGCAGCGGGACCGCGGAGAGCAACGCCTGGGTGTACGGGTGGGTCGGCTGCTCGTAGATCTCCTCCTCGGTGCCGATCTCCGCGATCTTGCCGAGATACATCACGCCGACCCGGTGCGCGATGTGCCGCACCACCGACAGGTCGTGGGCGATGAAGATGTACGACAGCCCCAGCTCCTTCTGCAGCTGCTCCAGCAGGTTGATCACCTGAGCCTGGATCGACACGTCCAGCGCGGAGACCGGCTCGTCGCAGAGGATGATCTCCGGACGCAACGCCAGCGCCCGGGCGATGCCGATCCGCTGCCGCTGCCCGCCGGAGAACTGGTGCGGGTAGCGGTTGATGTGGTCCGGGTTGAGGCCGACCAGCTCCAGCAGCTCCTGGACGCGGCGGCCACGGTCGCTCTTCGGCGCCACGTCCGGGTGGATCTCGAACGGTTCGCCGATCAGGTCACCGACCGTCATCCGCGGGTTCAGCGAGGTGTATGGATCCTGCATCACCAGCTGGATGTTGCGCCGGGCCCGGCGCATCTCGGCGCCGCTGCGGCCGGCGATGTCCGCACCGTGCACCATGATCGAGCCGGACGACGGGGTCTCCAACCCGACCAGCAGCTTGGCCAGGGTGGACTTGCCGCACCCGGACTCGCCGACAATGCCGAGCGTCTCGCCCCGGTGCAGCTGGAGGTTGATCCCGTCCACCGCGCGGACCGCGCCGATCTGCCTCTTGAACAGGATGCCCTGGGTCAGCGGGAAGTGCTTGACCAGGTCCTTGGTCTCCAGGACAACGTCACTCATCGCCCTTGACCTCCTTCCAGAAGTGGCAGGCGGAGGTCCGGCTCGGGGCCAGCGCGAACCGGGGCGGCTCCGGGTCGGCCCGGCAGACATCCTGCGCGTACCGGCAGCGCGGGTTGAACGAGCAGCCGGCCGGGATGTTCGTCAACGCGGGCGGCAGGCCCTTGATGACGTTCAGCTCCTGGCCCTTGAGGTCGATCCGGGGGATCGATTCCAGCAGCGCCTTGGTGTACGGGTGGGCCGGCGAGGCGTAGATGTCCCGCACCGGAGCCTCCTCGACGACCCGACCGGCGTACATCACCGAGATCCGGTCGGCGACGTCGGCCACCACCCCCATGTCGTGGGTGATCAGCACCAGGCCCATGTTGCGTTCCCGCTGCAACTCCGCGAGCAGGGCCATCACCTGGGCCTGGACGGTGACGTCGAGTGCGGTGGTCGGCTCGTCGGCGATCAGCACCTCGGGGTCGAGAGCCAACGCCATCGCGATCATCACCCGTTGGCGCATGCCGCCGGAGAACTGGTGCGGGAAGTCGCTGACCCGCTGTTTGGCGGCCGGGATCTTCACCAGGTCGAGCAGCTCGATCGCCCGCGCCTTTCCGTCGGCCCGGGACATCCCCCGGTGCTTGCGGAACAGCTCGGAGAGCTGGAAGCCGACGGTGAACACCGGGTTCAACGCCGACAGCGCGTCCTGGAAGATCATCGCGATCCGGTTGGCCCGGATCTTGCGCCGCTGCGACTCGGGCAGCTTGAGCAGGTCCACGCCCCGGTACTTGATCTCGCCGCCGGTGACGAACCCGGGCGGCGAGTCGATGATGCCCATGATCGCCTGGGCGGTGACGCTCTTGCCGCAGCCGGACTCACCCAGGATGGCCAGGGTCTCGCCAGCCTGCAACGAGAAGCTCACCCCGTTGACCGCGCGGGCGATGCCGTTACGGGTGCGGAACTCGACCTGCAGGTCGCTGACCTCCAGCGGCGGTGCGCTGGCGTCGAGGCCGGGCAGCGCGTCGATGGTGGCGGTGATGTCTCTGTCTGTCGCCATGGCTCACCTCACCGCAGCTTCGGGTCGAGGGCGTCGCGCAGCGCGTCGCCCATGAGGATGAAGGAGAGCACCGTGCCGACCAGCAGCCCGCACGGGAAGAGCAGCAGCCACGGGTGGTCGAGGAAGTAGACCTGATGTTGGGAGATCATGATCCCCCAGGACTCCTCCGGTGGCTGCAGACCGACACCGAGGTAGGTCAGCGTCGCCTCGGCGGAGACGAACGCGCCCAGGGTGATCGTCGCGTAGACGACCATCGGGGCGATCGCGTTCGGCAGGATGTGCCGGAACATCAGTCGACCGTGCCCGGCCCCCATCGCCTTGGCCGCCTGCACGTAGTCCAGGCCCTTGGAGGACAGCACGCTGCCCCGCATGATCCGGGCGATGGTGGTCCAGCCGAGCACGACCAGGACGGCGGCCAGCGTCCAGACATTCTGCTGCTTGATCACCGTCAGGAAGACGATCGCGCCGAGCAGGAACGGCAACGAGAAGAAGATGTCGGTGATCCGCGAGATGATCGCGTCCACCCAGCCGCCGAAGTAGCCGGCGAGCAGCCCGGCGATGCCACCGAAAACGACAATGCCCAGCGTGGCGAAGATCGCGATCTGCAGCGACGGCCGGGCCCCGTGGATGGCGTGCGAGTAGTAGTCGCAGCCCAGGTTGTTGAACCCGAACGGGTGCTCCCAGCTGGGCCCGATCCGGGTCCGCTGGACGTCGCAGGCGCGCGGGTCCTGCCGGGTCCACAGGGTGGGGAAGGCGGCCATCGACGCGACCAGCAGCACGTAGATCGACGCGGCGATGAAGACCGGGTCACGCAGCAGTTGCCGCCGGGCGTCGGCCCACAGGCTGGCGTTGCGTTCGGTGGTGGCCGGGGCCGGTTCGGGTGGCGGTGGTGCCACCTCGGTGCCGCCGGCGGGGGCAGTGGGATGGGTCGGGTCACTCATGGTGGCACCTCGCTACGCTCGGTCCGCCGTGGATCAACACGGCACCGGGCCGGATGTTCGGTCCATTGCGATCACTCATAGCGGATCCTCGGGTCGAGGACCGCGTAAAGCAGGTCCACCAGCAGGTTCACCAG includes:
- a CDS encoding ABC transporter permease; the encoded protein is MSDPTHPTAPAGGTEVAPPPPEPAPATTERNASLWADARRQLLRDPVFIAASIYVLLVASMAAFPTLWTRQDPRACDVQRTRIGPSWEHPFGFNNLGCDYYSHAIHGARPSLQIAIFATLGIVVFGGIAGLLAGYFGGWVDAIISRITDIFFSLPFLLGAIVFLTVIKQQNVWTLAAVLVVLGWTTIARIMRGSVLSSKGLDYVQAAKAMGAGHGRLMFRHILPNAIAPMVVYATITLGAFVSAEATLTYLGVGLQPPEESWGIMISQHQVYFLDHPWLLLFPCGLLVGTVLSFILMGDALRDALDPKLR